A DNA window from Ostrea edulis chromosome 5, xbOstEdul1.1, whole genome shotgun sequence contains the following coding sequences:
- the LOC125649252 gene encoding kinesin light chain-like isoform X18, with translation MMALANHLQHVEAEKQKLRAQVRRLCQENAWLRDELANTQQKLQGSEQRVATLEEEQKHLAFMNEMKKYDSTDPNQQSQTSEGEKETDQSTQSLDLGFPDDDDEPPQQEVLSPSQPSAMAQAASGGYEIPARLRTLHNLVIQYASQGRYEVAVPLCKQALEDLEKTSGHDHPDVATMLNILALVYRDQGKYKEAANLLNDALGIREKTLGLDHPAVAATLNNLAVLYGKRGKYKEAEPLCKRALEIREKVLGKDHPDVAKQLNNLALLCQNQGKYEEVEQYYQRALEIYETKLGPDDPNVAKTKNNLVEHYYKRALDIYLKRLGTDDPNVSKTKNNLASAYLKQGKYKQAEALYKEVLTRAHEKEFGKVDGDNKPIWMQAEEREENKGKSKEGSPLPEYGGWHKAAKVDSPTVTTTLKNLGALYRRQGKYEAAEMLEECAMRSKKSALDVVKQTQVLGADYSKDHLPPNNQGRRRSGSKDRGFRNSMENVSYNGDTEDGKLKRSGSFTKLRASIRRSSAKLVQKLKGKAPGEETGSIWSLSGYLDTPIPRYWDESSGPTYSRSGMKRASSMSVLNTSSNQPEKLSESRRSYGDLSRQGRTASSDQLINRPF, from the exons ATGATGGCATTAGCGAATCATCTTCAACATGTGGAGgcagaaaaacaaaaattacgAGCCCAGGTGAGGCGTCTATGTCAAGAAAATGCCTGGCTTCGAGACGAACTAGCCAACACTCAACAGAAACTGCAAGGGAGTGAACAAAGAGTGGCCACTCTAGAAGAGGAACAAAAACACCTGgcttttatgaatgaaatgaagaaATATGATTCAACAGATCCAAATCAACAGTCACAG ACCTCAGAAGGAGAGAAAGAAACCGACCAGTCCACACAGTCATTAGACCTCGGCTTTCCAGATGACGATGATGAACCTCCACAGCAAGAAG TTCTCTCACCTTCACAACCCAGTGCCATGGCTCAGGCTGCTAGTGGAGGGTATGAGATTCCTGCACGGCTACGCACACTTCATAACCTAGTCATACAATACGCCTCTCAGGGCAGATACGAAGTGGCAGTACCATTGTGTAAACAGGCCTTAGAGGATTTAGAAAAGACTAGTGGCCATGACCATCCGGATGTAGCCACTATGCTAAACATTCTAGCCCTTGTATACAG AGATCAAGGCAAATATAAGGAGGCGGCCAATTTACTGAATGATGCCCTTGGCATCAGAGAGAAAACACTTGGCCTTGATCACCCGGCT GTGGCAGCCACACTGAATAATTTAGCTGTTCTATATGGCAAGAGAGGCAAATATAAAGAAGCAGAACCTCTCTGTAAAAGAGCATTAGAAATTAGAGAAAAG GTTTTAGGAAAAGATCATCCAGATGTTGCGAAGCAATTAAATAATTTAGCCTTACTATGTCAAAATCAAGGAAAATATGAAGAG GTTGAGCAATATTATCAGCGAGCTCTAGAAATATATGAAACCAAATTGGGACCAGATGACCCTAATGTTGCTAAAACTAAAAACAACTTG GTGGAACATTATTATAAAAGAGCTTTAGATATATACCTCAAACGATTAGGTACAGATGACCCTAATGTatccaaaacaaaaaataacctG GCATCAGCATATCTCAAACAAGGAAAGTATAAGCAAGCAGAAGCTTTATATAAAGAAGTCTTAACCAGAGCCCATGAAAAGGAATTCGGAAAAGTAGATG GTGACAATAAACCTATATGGATGCAAGCTGAAGAAAGAGAAGAAAATAAA GGGAAAAGTAAGGAAGGGTCTCCTCTGCCTGAGTATGGGGGCTGGCATAAAGCTGCTAAGGTGGACAG TCCAACAGTTACTACAACACTGAAGAATTTGGGAGCTTTGTACAGAAGGCAGGGAAAGTATGAAGCAGCAGAAATGCTAGAGGAATGTGCAATGCGATCCAAAAAGAGT GCCCTGGATGTGGTCAAACAGACCCAGGTCTTGGGTGCTGACTATTCTAAAGACCACTTACCCCCCAACAATCAGGGGCGGCGACGATCGGGCAGTAAAGATCGGGGGTTCAGGAACTCCATGGAAAATGTGTCGTATAATGGTGACACGGAAGAT GGTAAATTAAAGAGGAGTGGGTCCTTCACCAAACTGCGAGCTTCCATACGACGGTCCAGTGCTAAATTGGTGCAGAAACTGAAAGGAAAGGCCCCAGGGGAAGAAACGGGCAG CATTTGGAGTTTATCAGGTTACCTGGATACTCCCATTCCCCGTTACTGGGACGAATCTAGCGGCCCCACCTACTCTAGATCTGG TATGAAAAGGGCAAGCTCTATGTCAGTTCTCAACACAAGCAGTAATCAACCAGAAAAATTAAGC GAAAGCCGACGGTCATATGGGGATCTAAGCCGACAGGGTAGGACAGCCAGTTCTGACCAGTTAATCAACAGACCGTTCTGA